In Aquila chrysaetos chrysaetos chromosome 10, bAquChr1.4, whole genome shotgun sequence, the following proteins share a genomic window:
- the HES1 gene encoding transcription factor HES-1 yields MPADLMEKSSASPVAATPASVNATPDKPKTAAEHRKSSKPIMEKRRRARINESLGQLKTLILDALKKDSSRHSKLEKADILEMTVKHLRSLQRAQMTAALSTDPTVLGKYRAGFSECMNEVTRFLSTCEGVNTEVRTRLLGHLASCMTQINAMNYPAPPPPPPLPPAAAFGPPLVPPGSGTGPLPGMPCKPGADAAKVYGGFQLLPASDGQFAFLIPSTAFAPGGAVLPLYGGPPTAATAASPPGPPPGTADSVWRPW; encoded by the exons ATGCCGGCCGACCTGATGGAGAAGAGCAGCGCCTCGCCGGTGGCCGCCACCCCCGCCAGCGTCAACGCGACGCCCGACAAGCCGAAGACGGCGGCGGAGCACCGGAAG TCTTCCAAGCCCATCATGGAgaagcggcggcgggcgcgcaTCAACGAGAGCCTGGGGCAGCTGAAGACTCTCATCCTGGACGCGCTGAAGAAGGAT AGCTCGCGGCACTCCAAGCTGGAGAAGGCTGACATCCTGGAGATGACCGTCAAGCACCTGCGGAGCCTCCAGCGAGCCCAGATGACCG CCGCGCTGAGCACAGACCCCACGGTGCTGGGCAAGTACCGCGCCGGCTTCAGCGAGTGTATGAACGAGGTGACGCGGTTCCTCTCCACCTGTGAGGGCGTCAACACTGAGGTGCGCACCCGGCTCCTGGGCCACCTGGCCAGCTGCATGACCCAGATCAACGCCATGAACTACCCTGcgccccccccaccgcccccgcTGCCACCAGCCGCAGCCTTTGGGCCACCCCTGGTGCCGCCGGGCAGTGGCACAGGGCCGCTCCCAGGCATGCCCTGCAAGCCGGGCGCAGACGCAGCCAAGGTGTACGGTggcttccagctgctgccagcttcCGATGGGCAGTTCGCCTTCCTCATCCCCAGCACCGCCTTTGCTCCCGGCGGTGCTGTGCTGCCCCTGTACGGCGGCCCACCCACAGCTGCCACTGCCGCCTCGCCGCCTGGCCCGCCACCCGGCACCGCCGACTCGGTCTGGAGACCCTGGTGA